Proteins encoded in a region of the Aptenodytes patagonicus chromosome Z, bAptPat1.pri.cur, whole genome shotgun sequence genome:
- the LOC143173140 gene encoding DNA excision repair protein ERCC-6-like 2, with the protein MLANSKKHHLYVMHPVTQKNKQVHRVGSTTFLVGKTPKGIRRRQFEEMVSHFNMGSVEELAEHIAKATSETRQKMLKEFYVSKHPEMESFFPVEIPASHDNEERELGTTRSRRRKSIVNFGRSTSRSSSAKGLFLSGTTETQSQQSHKGEVEQLAKCKQSPTVATQHIERRNSQAFKDFMASGSLSSKSEIIEVLSVKSCEGQQDSKGTQLPRKRSLSQSENGERKAQTCKKKSFLDLVGDTSILNDIFRNDGDGPTESPRRFPSGQVEKSKERPKDFWDMLSEQNEESLRKLMDIAVVEKLCERAPHPPVTEKREVYESSLWKQNENFLWKKYSPDDSDEPSTTTSCNVVK; encoded by the exons ATGTTGGCAAACAGTAAGAAACATCACCTGTATGTTATGCATCCTGTGACCcagaaaaacaagcaagtacACAGAGTAGGTTCAACCACCTTCTTGGTTGGAAAGACACCCAAAGGAATCCGCAG GAGACAATTTGAGGAAATGGTATCCCACTTTAATATGGGATCAGTGGAAGAACTGGCAGAACATATTGCAAAAGCTACATCAGAAACAAGGCAGAAGATGTTGAAGGAATTCTATGTTTCCAAGCATCCAGAGATGGAGTCTTTCTTTCCAGTTGAAATACCAGCTTCACATGACAATGAGGAAAGAGAATTGGGTACAACACGCTCCAGACGAAGAAAATCCATTGTTAATTTTGGAAGATCTACATCTAGATCTTCATCAGCTAAAGGTCTATTTCTGAGTGGAACTACAGAAACACAGAGCCAGCAGAGCCATAAGGGAGAAGTAGAGCAACTTGCAAAATGTAAACAATCACCCACTGTTGCTACTCAACATATCGAAAGGAGAAACAGTCAGGCATTCAAGGATTTTATGGCATCTGGCTCATTAAGCAGTAAATCAGAAATAATTGAGGTGCTGTCTGTAAAAAGTTGTGAAGGACAGCAGGACTCCAAAGGAACACAGCTGCCAAGAAAAAGATCCCTGTCTCAGTCAgaaaatggggagagaaaagcTCAGACTTgtaagaaaaagtcttttttggaCTTAGTTGGAGATACCTCTATTCTCAATGACATCTTCAGAAATGATGGAGACGGGCCTACAGAATCACCAAGGAGATTCCCTTCAGGGCAGGTAGAAAAATCAAAGGAGAGACCAAAAGACTTCTGGGACATGCTGAGTGAGCAGAATGAGGAAAGCCTCAGAAAGCTCATGGACATAGCAGTCGTAGAGAAGCTATGTGAAAGAGCACCTCATCCCCCAGTGACAGAAAAGAGAGAAGTGTATGAAAGTtctctttggaaacaaaatgaaaattttctatggaaaaaatacagtCCAGATGATTCAGATGAACCATCCACTACTACATCTTGTAATGTAGTAAAATGA